The stretch of DNA TGATAGTCGCAGAACGGCAATGAAAGCATTGAAGACTTATGTGAAGGAATTGGATTCCAAGGCTATTCCTGTTTTTCTTGCTCAAGTTTCTGAGAATAAAGAAACTGGTGCATTAACTGGGGAGTGTACTATTTCCCTCTATGAAGTTCTTGCTCGTGTTCATGGCGTTAATATCGTGCCGCAGATCGATCGGATTATGACTTCTATTATCAAAACTTTGGCTTCAAGTGCTGGctctttccctcttcaacaGGCCTGTTCTAAAGTTGTACCAGCCATTGCTAGATATGGGATTGATCCAACCACTCCTGATGATAAGAAGACTTATGTTATTCATTCTCTTTGTAATCCACTTTCTGAATCTTTGTTGGGTTCTCAAGAGAGCCTCACTGCTGGGGCCGCCCTCTGCTTGAAGGCTCTGGTCGATTCGGATAATTGGCGGTTCGCTTCCGACGAGATGGTTAATAAGGTGTGCCAGAATGTGGCTGGAGCTCTGGAGGAGAAGTTTACTCAAACCAATTCGCACATGGGGCTTGTTATGACACTAGCTAAGCGGAATCCTCGGATTGTCGAACCGTATGCTAGATTGTTGCTACAGGCCGGGCTGCGAATATTGAAATCTGGGATGGTGGAGAAGAATTCTCAGAAAAGATTGTCCTCCATTCAAATGATTAATTTCTTGATGAAGTGCTTAGATCCTTGGAGTATATTTTCTGAGCTGCAGACTATAACTGAGGAGATGGAGAATTGCCAATCTGATCAAATGGCTTATGTCAAAGGTGCAGCTTTTGAAACCCTGCAAACAGCAAGGAGAATAGCAGCGGATGAAGGGTCTAAAATGGGCAAATCACCAAGCTCGGTTACTGGATCGAACTTCATTGACCGCAGGAGAAGTCCATGGAGGAATGGTGGAAGCCGAACGCCCTCGTCCGAGTCTCCAGAATCCCAAACTCATGATTCATTCTTTGATTACGGGTCGCTTGATGGATCGCCCTTTTCGTCTAAACAAGCTTCTCTGAATTCTGGATTTGACCGTAGGAGTATGAACCGTAAACTTTGGAGATATGAGAATGGTGGGGTTGATATATCCCTCAAGGATGGCCTGTCGTTGTTCTCGGATATCGCTCGTGGAACCGACGTCTCCGACACATTGTCTCTGCACTCTGAAAGTCATAAATTTGACCATCATGGTGAAGAATATGCAGATGACTTTGCAGGGTTCTTTCAAATGAGTCCTCCTAGACACAGACTATCAAGAAGCACTACAACCAGCCCTGTTGTAAGTTCTGACAGCAAACTGCCTGATTCATGTCAATAATCTTAGGACAAATTCTAGTTTAGTTCTGTGAACATTCATTAGCTGATATctatctttcctttcttatacCTCAGAGGTCTCGTAACTGCATAAACGTCGAAGATATGATCTTCAAAACTCCTCGGAAGCTCGTCCACTCTCTTCAAGATCTAAACGACGCAAACTCGGACTATGCTAGCAAAAGCTGCAAATGGAGGCAAAGGAGTTTGTCATTAGGCAATCTGGAGTGGAGTCCAAGATCATGTCATAATCAAAATGGGTCCCCAGATGATCAGAAACTTAGCAAAGACGACAGCAGCTCAGACAACGACAACAACAACGACAATGACAATGACAATGACAATGACGAACAATCACCAGGTGGTTCTGAATCAGTCTCTTCAACTGGTGGTGTTCCTGTCCAAGCTATGCCAGTGGTGGTGGCTCAACATAGCAAGATCAAAACTCAATACTCAGGCATTGAGATGGCATATAAGAAGACTGCTTTGAAACTGGTCTGTGGCTTCTCATTTTTGCTCTTCACAATATTCACTTCATTGCTCTGGATCAACGAGCAGGATCAAGGTACCTATCTTGTACCAACATAATGTTCTTCTGTTTGTCTCATCTGAATTAGGCTTAAACTGGTTGTTGTAGCTTGTAAGTTCTTCTCCTGAGCTTATTGATCTGTTCTAAGTAGGAGAAAAGCAATATAGAATGAATCTAGAATCGAAAGCATATAGAATGTAGCATTTCATTTCGTGGTCAATGAAGTTCTTGACCCGGATATGAATTTTGGGTCTGGATATATTTCATTTAGCTCTTACACTTCGAGAACCATATTTCTAAAAGTACCCCGAGCTAAGTTCTTTTCACTAAAATGAAGGAGAAACTGACATGTCAACTGATAATATTAGAAACGGTAAGATTGTTACCATTCATTTAACTCGGGAAGTTGTTGACAATGTTTACATATC from Cucurbita pepo subsp. pepo cultivar mu-cu-16 unplaced genomic scaffold, ASM280686v2 Cp4.1_scaffold002493, whole genome shotgun sequence encodes:
- the LOC111786701 gene encoding protein SINE1-like isoform X1, with product MLDLFLVLISISVRSFVGKSFSPMLRRELANLDKDADSRRTAMKALKTYVKELDSKAIPVFLAQVSENKETGALTGECTISLYEVLARVHGVNIVPQIDRIMTSIIKTLASSAGSFPLQQACSKVVPAIARYGIDPTTPDDKKTYVIHSLCNPLSESLLGSQESLTAGAALCLKALVDSDNWRFASDEMVNKVCQNVAGALEEKFTQTNSHMGLVMTLAKRNPRIVEPYARLLLQAGLRILKSGMVEKNSQKRLSSIQMINFLMKCLDPWSIFSELQTITEEMENCQSDQMAYVKGAAFETLQTARRIAADEGSKMGKSPSSVTGSNFIDRRRSPWRNGGSRTPSSESPESQTHDSFFDYGSLDGSPFSSKQASLNSGFDRRSMNRKLWRYENGGVDISLKDGLSLFSDIARGTDVSDTLSLHSESHKFDHHGEEYADDFAGFFQMSPPRHRLSRSTTTSPVRSRNCINVEDMIFKTPRKLVHSLQDLNDANSDYASKSCKWRQRSLSLGNLEWSPRSCHNQNGSPDDQKLSKDDSSSDNDNNNDNDNDNDNDEQSPGGSESVSSTGGVPVQAMPVVVAQHSKIKTQYSGIEMAYKKTALKLVCGFSFLLFTIFTSLLWINEQDQGTYLVPT
- the LOC111786701 gene encoding protein SINE1-like isoform X2, producing the protein MKATPEAHRSFVGKSFSPMLRRELANLDKDADSRRTAMKALKTYVKELDSKAIPVFLAQVSENKETGALTGECTISLYEVLARVHGVNIVPQIDRIMTSIIKTLASSAGSFPLQQACSKVVPAIARYGIDPTTPDDKKTYVIHSLCNPLSESLLGSQESLTAGAALCLKALVDSDNWRFASDEMVNKVCQNVAGALEEKFTQTNSHMGLVMTLAKRNPRIVEPYARLLLQAGLRILKSGMVEKNSQKRLSSIQMINFLMKCLDPWSIFSELQTITEEMENCQSDQMAYVKGAAFETLQTARRIAADEGSKMGKSPSSVTGSNFIDRRRSPWRNGGSRTPSSESPESQTHDSFFDYGSLDGSPFSSKQASLNSGFDRRSMNRKLWRYENGGVDISLKDGLSLFSDIARGTDVSDTLSLHSESHKFDHHGEEYADDFAGFFQMSPPRHRLSRSTTTSPVRSRNCINVEDMIFKTPRKLVHSLQDLNDANSDYASKSCKWRQRSLSLGNLEWSPRSCHNQNGSPDDQKLSKDDSSSDNDNNNDNDNDNDNDEQSPGGSESVSSTGGVPVQAMPVVVAQHSKIKTQYSGIEMAYKKTALKLVCGFSFLLFTIFTSLLWINEQDQGTYLVPT